TGACCTTCCTTGTTGGCCATCAGGCAGCCACCACCCGTCCGTAACGATCCCGAGCGACCGGCTGCACGGTGTTCGCCTCGATGTACTCCCGAATGGCCGACTCCGGGATCCGCACGTGCCGTCCGTCACGCACAAACCGGATGCGCCGCTCAGCGATGAGCCGGCGAGGGAACCGCTCGTTCTTCGCCCCGAGCAGAGGTGCTGCCTCGCGGACCGTCAGCAGCCTGTCCATCTCGTATGACTCCTTCCCCGTCATGCCGCCGCCGTGGTGGGTTGGCCCGTTGCCGAAAGATGTTCTGCGAGACGTGGTCCAGCGCGTTCCTTGGCCTGCTCGTACTGAGTTCGCCAGCGCTGCCGCTCACGTAGCGCCGCCAGAAGCACGTGCCGGTACTCGGGCAACTCCTCTTCGTCGGCACGGACGGGTGTCCAGACGTAACGAGGTCGGCCGGCCTCAGTGGTGACCCGGGTCGAGTACCGATCGATGTCCGGCGCGTCGATACCCGCTTCCTCGAGCACGGCCCGGACCACGGCGGCACGGTCGGCGCGGTGGTCGGTGAGGGTCTTCCCGGTCCACTGCCGCGACACCAGCACTCGACGGCCACCGCACCCGACCGTCTCCCGCCGGTGCGCCTTCCCCCGGCACAACCCCGGTTGCAGCTCGGGCCGGGCATTCTTCGGCTGCACGCCATAGCGGAGCCAGTTCGCACACGCCGGCGAGCACGGCAGCCACCGCGTCTCCTCCCAGAGCCGGTCGACGTGCAACGCTCGCCGTGCCGTCATCTCCTCCGCGTCGAACGTGTCAGTGATCGACTTCGTGAGGTACTTGCACAGGTAGCCGATCCGCCGATCCGCATCAGCGGTGCCGGCAAGGATCCCCTGCAAGTCGGTCTGCTCCCCGAACCGCACAACATGCGCCGGACGGGCGTCCGGGTCAGCGTCGAGCTGGTCGAGCGCCCGCTCCCAGGTCGGCAGCACCTCCCCGGTGCCGGGGTCGACATACCCGCCTATCTCGGGGTCCCAGGCGGGCAGCTCGTCCACGTACACCGGCTGGTCGAAGGACGGCCACCACACCTGGTGATACGTCCCCGCCACCACCTGCTTCAACAGCGCCCGAGGTATCGCCCCACGGATCGCCGCATGCAGGTGCGGAGCAAGCCGCCGCTGCGGTTCCACGACAGCGAAGTACTGCACCTTCCAGCCCACCGCGCGACGGAGGTTCTGCCAGAACCGATCGACCAGCTTCGGGAAGTGCATCGCATCCAACGCCGCCCGCCGATAGTCATACGACTCCGGGTCCACCGGCGTCCCGTCCGACCGCACCCGGCCATACGAACCGAGAGTGAACGTGCCGAACATCGACGGCCGGTAGGTCCTGTCATCGGTACCGAACGTTGGCCCGATCGTGTGCGGCGCCACATCCTGCCTGGGCAGATCAGGTGCATCCTGCCGCCGCCGAGTAGAACGCACCCGCCGTGAGGTGTCCGCCGGCTCCTCGTCCTCGTCGTCCTCGTCCTGGTCGTCGGTAACGGGTTCGGTGTCGAGGTGCCAGCCCTCCCGGCACTGCTGCATCCGCAGCCGCCGGTTCCGATCCGCACACGATGGACACTGGGCCTCGCGGGTCGATCCGCACGGGATCGGCACCAGCCGCGACGTGCCCTCCTGGGTATCGTGCAACCGGGTGATCACCGGGCGGACGCAGACACCCTCGGCCTCTGCCGTGGATCGGATCACCTCCAGCGGGATATCCGCAGCCGCCGTCATCGGGCACCAACCCCGGCGCTCGGCCACGGGTCTTGGCCACCCAGCCCCGACCGATGCTCCTGAAGGGCGTAGTAGACATGCTCGGCGTACCCATCGGGGTCGCAGTGCGGGCAGGGGCCGAGGCCATCGAGGTGCCCGAAGTCCAGGCAGACCCCGCAGTCGAACTCCCACGCGACGGTTTGGCGCGTCTCGGTGATCCATGTCCCGTCCAGGGCGAACGGTGTCTCAGTGGTCGCCATCGTGGGACTCCTCCCGGTGGGTCGGCACGAGCTGCGTTGGGAGCTGCCTGGCTGCGAGCACGTTCTGCACGTGGGCGATGTCGCCGGGTTGGGCGAAAGTGCGTACCCCGGAGATGGACATCCCGGCCGCCTTGGCCAGCGCAGCCAGCGTGTACGGCCAGGGAGTAACCATCCGGCCCAGCGCGACGATGCGGCGCATTTCCGCGTCCAGGCAGTCCCGCAGGTACCGGTACCGGGCCAACTGGTCCAGCAGGTCCAGCTCGCCGGTTGCCATGTCGACCAACGCGGCAGTTGCGCAGTCGTTGTTCACCGCGCTGTCGGGGTCGGTGTGGGTCGTCATTGGTGTGTCTCCTCGATCGGGTCAGCCGGGTACGGGTCCACCGGCACGGTCTGTGGCCGGTAGGTGTGGGTGAGGCGGGCGATCTCGTCGTCATCGACGTAGGCAAACCGCACCCGGACCGGCTCGCGGGACTCATCGACGGCGACGAACCCGACACCGGGGGTATCCTCGTTGATCTGGTCGCAGCGGGCGCCGTTCTTCCTAGCGGTGGTGCCGAGGATGAGGTCGGTCTCGGCTTCCTCGCCGAGGGCGAGCCCAATCCGGGTGGGGAACAGGCCCCGGTTGTTCGCGACCTCCTTGCGCGCGTCCTGCAATGCGGCCACCACGGAGATCCCGCACGCCCGGCCCTGGGACAGCAGCAGGTTCAACGCGTCCTCGATCCGCGCCTTCACCTTCCGATCACTGACGTAGGAGGTCAGCGCCGCGAGCTCGTCAATGAACACGACGACGTGCGGGTCACCGGGCCGTGCGCGGTGGGTGCGGAAGATGCCCCGCAGGTCCTGCTGCCGTGCCCGCATCCGGTCCACCAAGCTTTCGAGGAACTCGGCGTACTCGGTCTGGAACGCCAGCCGCTGTCCGTCGTCGTCGGTGGTGCGGTCGCCGTAGCAGTAGCAGGCGAACAGCGGTTGTCCGGCGGCGAGTTCCATGCCGCCCTTCGGGTCGATCACCCAGAACTCCACCAACCCGTCGCGCACCGCAGGTCCAAGCGCGCGGATCAGCGACCACAACACCGAGCCCTTGCCCGCACCGGTCTTCCCGGCGATGAGCACGTGCGTGCCCAGCAGCCGCAGCGACCAGGTCAGCCCGTCCTCCCGCAACGCGAGTGGGAGGCGCTTGAGGTTCGGCCTCTCCGGCACGTCGAACAGTGGCACCAGCTCGGCCAGCGAGTCACGGATCAGGACCCACAGGTCCAGCACCCGGGCCCGCAACCGCCGCCGGATGACCTGCCGCCCGGCGACCGTGAGGCCGGGCCAGGACAGGCGACGGACCCGGCAGTCGACCGCACCGGTGCTCTCGGCGAACCGGTCGGTGTTCTCGGCGAAGTCCGCCAACGTCTGCCCGCGCAGGGTCTTCACCCGCACCCGATCCACCGTCGAGGTCGAGCGGGTACGCAGCAGCCGAGGCGCGGTGCTGCGAGCGGACCTTCTTCGACAGCCCACAGACAGCCATCAGCTCGCCCCAGCCCGGCGCATACACGACCAGACCACGCAGCCATCCCCGCAGCGGCCAGTAGACGCATACCGCGAACGACCGGCGGTGCAGCAGCCCCCACGCGACGAGCGCGGCCACCACGCCTGCGCTGATGCCGGACAGTCCGTAGCCGCCGAGCCCGTCATAGACCCGGAACCCGAGCACGGCTAGGCCGCCGGCGAGCCAGAGGGGCCACTGCCGGACCAGAAACCACACAACCCGCCAGCCGAACGCCAGCACCACGAGCGCAACGGCGGTGCTGACCGGCAGCTTGAGTGTTGCCGACGAGATACCCGGCGCGGTCTTCTCTACCCAGCCAGCCATCACGCACCCCCGCCATGGCCGAGCTGTCGGCGAGTCGACTCGGGAAGCACCGCGTCGACCGGGCGGGCCGTCACCCGCTCCCACACCGGTTGCCGTCGCACACACGGACGAGGGCGCGAGGCGAGTACTTCGACCTGGACGGGCTGAGGGTCGGGTTCGTCCTTGACTCGGAAGTACGCCACCACCGGGCCGCGAGTGAAGAACACGACCATCCCGCCGGTGACCACGCCGGCGAGGAACGCCACGATCAACCCGAACAGGTTCACGCCAAGCACGCTCATCGCGGATCACCTCCCTTCGTCGTGGTGGTCTTCTTCGCGGCCTTCTTGGCCGCTGCCTTGCGCCGGGTCCGTGGCGGGGTGGGTGCGCAGGTGGCGCAGAGCTTCCCCGGCTCGCTCACCGGGGCGCCGTTGCACAGCCCGCAGGGGTAGACCCAGCGGGTGGGATCGAGGCCGAGCGCCTTCGCGGTGGCGTCGGCGCGGTAGGTAAACATCGCCATCTGACCGCACGGGATGTCGGGGTCACTACGCTGGGACATGCCAGATCACGCCCTCTCACGGGTGGGTTTGGAAGGCGCGGCAGCGGCAAAGGGCCTGGAAATCCGTCACCGCTGCCGCGCCGGCTCAAGAAGCCGCCAGGTCCGGCAGCTCGGGTTGCTTCGCGCGGTTGAGTGCGCCGGCCAGGCCGGCGCGGGCCTCGGCGACCATCGACGCCAACTCGTTGAGTGCCTGCTCGTCGCGGACCATCAGCGTCACGCCACGGAAGGTCGCGCCGATTTGCAGCGCCACGAACGGGGCACCGTCGAGGGTGGCCTCATACGTGGTCACCTCACGGACCTCGCCGGCGGCCACGTGCACCTTGATGCTCACGTCACTCATGCCGAAGCCTCCTTACCGGCCGCAGACGAGCTGGCCGCCTTCGCGCCGTTGGTCTTGCTCGCGCCGGTCGGGGCCTGCATGCCGGTGGCGTTGAACGAGTACGCCAGCCGCTTCGACCCGTCATCGACGTACGGGGTGACCGTGAGCCCGGTGAACTCGACCGGCCGGAACGGCAGCCCAGGCAGCGCATCCGGCGGCACCGGCTGCACTTTCGACGCGACCTTCACCTTGAACTCACCACGCCGCACGCTCGGGTCGGCGTCCATGCACCGGACCTCCCATAGCGGCAGCCCGGTCACCTTGTCGTCCTTCTGCTTGTCACCCTTCGCGTCGTAGTCCCGGACCGGCATCACCTCACCCACGACGAATGCGCCGTGCGGGAACGCCTGCCCGAACTCGACCGGGAACCGGAACCCTCCATCGATCGCCATGGCGACCATCCTTTCTAGTGTTGACTAATCTGTTCTAGATACTACTGGCTTGCGCTAGCACAATCAATGGTCTGTGCTGAGCTTTTCTAGATATCGCTAGATCGGGTTAGCATTCTTCGCATGACCAAAGTCAGCTCGACCG
This genomic stretch from Streptosporangiales bacterium harbors:
- a CDS encoding plasmid replication, integration and excision activator, with the translated sequence MAIDGGFRFPVEFGQAFPHGAFVVGEVMPVRDYDAKGDKQKDDKVTGLPLWEVRCMDADPSVRRGEFKVKVASKVQPVPPDALPGLPFRPVEFTGLTVTPYVDDGSKRLAYSFNATGMQAPTGASKTNGAKAASSSAAGKEASA
- a CDS encoding helix-turn-helix domain-containing protein; the encoded protein is MDRLLTVREAAPLLGAKNERFPRRLIAERRIRFVRDGRHVRIPESAIREYIEANTVQPVARDRYGRVVAA